In Massilistercora timonensis, the following are encoded in one genomic region:
- a CDS encoding lactate utilization protein, giving the protein MNENRIKRNRMLGETIIKGLESRNMEGYYVESKEEALEKALELIPEGSSVSWGGSVSIAEIGLKDAIRQGNYTAYDREGAKNPEEKRKMELAAYDCDFFLCSSNAITEDGILVNIDGNSNRVSAICAGPRNVLMIVGMNKVARDVESAISRARNEAAPINAQRFGLSTPCSKTGACFDCKIPDTICCQFLVTRYSKRPGRIKVILVNEELGF; this is encoded by the coding sequence ATGAACGAAAATCGGATCAAGCGGAACAGGATGTTGGGTGAGACGATCATCAAGGGGCTGGAGTCCCGCAACATGGAAGGCTACTACGTGGAGTCGAAGGAGGAGGCGCTTGAGAAGGCGCTGGAGCTGATCCCGGAGGGAAGTTCGGTGAGCTGGGGAGGATCTGTGTCCATTGCGGAGATCGGGCTGAAGGATGCGATCCGCCAGGGGAACTACACGGCCTATGACCGGGAGGGGGCGAAAAACCCGGAGGAGAAGCGGAAGATGGAGCTGGCAGCCTATGACTGTGATTTCTTCCTGTGCAGTTCCAACGCCATCACGGAGGACGGCATCCTGGTCAATATCGACGGGAACAGCAACCGGGTGTCCGCCATCTGCGCGGGGCCCAGGAATGTGCTGATGATCGTGGGGATGAACAAGGTGGCAAGGGATGTGGAAAGCGCCATATCCAGGGCGCGGAACGAGGCGGCGCCCATCAATGCCCAGCGGTTTGGGCTGTCAACGCCCTGCAGCAAGACGGGAGCCTGTTTCGACTGTAAGATCCCGGACACCATCTGCTGCCAGTTCCTGGTAACCCGGTATTCCAAGCGGCCGGGGCGGATCAAGGTGATCCTGGTAAATGAAGAATTAGGTTTTTAA
- a CDS encoding 50S ribosomal protein L25, protein MDTLKAEKRSMDIKAKKLRREGFVTGNVFGRDMEGSIPVKMEKPAVERLLKTSGKGSQILLDIEGQTMNVLIKEVDFNSLKGRVDEMDFQALVSDEKVHSTAEIILINHEKVNTGMVEQHLHEVAYKAYPSALVDKIRVDVGDMKLGDVIKVGDLEIASNPEIDLATDPETAVASVIEIHSGAADTAEEEETAE, encoded by the coding sequence ATGGATACTTTAAAAGCTGAAAAAAGAAGTATGGACATCAAGGCAAAGAAATTAAGAAGGGAAGGTTTTGTTACCGGCAATGTATTCGGAAGAGACATGGAAGGTTCGATTCCGGTCAAGATGGAGAAACCGGCAGTGGAACGTCTTCTGAAGACCAGCGGCAAAGGGAGCCAGATCCTGCTGGATATTGAAGGGCAGACTATGAACGTGCTGATTAAGGAAGTGGATTTCAACAGCCTGAAAGGCCGGGTGGACGAGATGGATTTCCAGGCGCTGGTAAGCGATGAGAAAGTACATTCCACAGCAGAGATCATCCTGATCAACCATGAGAAGGTGAACACTGGGATGGTGGAACAGCATCTGCATGAGGTCGCGTACAAGGCATATCCGTCTGCGCTGGTAGATAAGATCCGGGTAGACGTGGGCGATATGAAGCTGGGAGATGTGATCAAGGTGGGAGACCTGGAGATCGCGTCCAATCCGGAGATCGATCTTGCCACAGATCCGGAGACGGCGGTTGCAAGCGTGATCGAGATCCACTCCGGAGCGGCAGATACAGCAGAAGAGGAAGAAACGGCAGAATAA
- a CDS encoding DNA/RNA non-specific endonuclease, whose translation MTNLRKIFRTYLLLGLLILSALFPTGCGAFAERPPIAAELEDVPAYEGEPYVEVAGNEPDFSEEDLEPESYESYSDLDSLGRCGAAQACVGQDLMPTEDRESIGQIKPTGWHTVKYESVDGNYLYNRCHLIGFQLTAENANPENLITGTRFMNVDGMLPFENEVAEYVRETNNHVLYRVTPIFDGDNLVASGVQMEALSVEDEGAGVSFNVYVYNIQPDVVINYTNGESQRGDPTGDPQTRPVPDAAPAEEPDSNETTPENSSSEEESRTYILNKNTQKFHLPDCSGVADIKPRNKETFTGDRDTLLERGYEPCGSCNP comes from the coding sequence ATGACGAATTTACGGAAAATCTTTCGAACCTATCTTCTTCTGGGCCTTCTGATCCTCTCGGCTCTCTTCCCCACAGGCTGCGGCGCCTTCGCAGAGCGCCCTCCTATTGCCGCCGAGCTGGAAGACGTGCCGGCCTACGAGGGAGAACCCTATGTTGAAGTGGCCGGAAATGAACCTGATTTCTCAGAAGAAGACCTGGAACCGGAGTCCTATGAAAGTTACAGCGATCTGGACTCTCTGGGCCGCTGCGGGGCCGCCCAGGCCTGCGTGGGTCAGGACCTTATGCCCACAGAAGACCGGGAATCCATCGGCCAGATCAAACCCACCGGCTGGCACACGGTAAAATATGAGAGCGTGGACGGTAATTATCTCTACAACCGCTGCCACCTGATCGGGTTTCAGCTTACCGCGGAAAATGCCAACCCTGAGAATCTGATCACCGGCACCCGCTTTATGAACGTGGACGGTATGCTTCCTTTTGAAAATGAAGTGGCGGAGTATGTCCGTGAAACAAATAACCATGTACTGTACCGGGTCACTCCCATCTTCGACGGCGACAATCTGGTGGCCTCCGGCGTACAGATGGAAGCCCTGTCTGTGGAAGACGAGGGCGCCGGAGTCTCCTTCAATGTCTACGTCTATAACATCCAGCCCGACGTTGTGATCAACTATACCAACGGCGAAAGCCAGCGGGGCGACCCCACCGGTGATCCCCAGACCCGTCCGGTACCGGACGCCGCCCCTGCGGAAGAACCAGATTCTAACGAGACCACCCCAGAAAACTCTTCTTCTGAGGAAGAGAGCCGCACCTACATTCTGAACAAGAACACCCAGAAGTTCCATCTGCCCGACTGTTCCGGCGTCGCAGATATCAAGCCCCGGAACAAAGAAACCTTCACCGGCGACCGGGACACACTGCTGGAACGAGGCTATGAACCCTGCGGAAGCTGTAATCCATAG
- a CDS encoding YjjG family noncanonical pyrimidine nucleotidase — MIRNILFDLDNTLFDFDKAEALAVRRTLLELGVDPTPAVVARYSQLNLAQWKLLELGQLTRQEVKLRRYQLLFEELGIRQDPGKAARIYETQLGIGHYFIEGAEELLQELHGNYRLYLVTNGTASVQKSRLQSSGIQPYFQGIFISEELGADKPNAAYFDACFARIPDFQKEESVIVGDSLTSDIKGGLNAGIRTIWFHPSSAANEAGIQPDYELHALKDLPQLLTRI; from the coding sequence ATGATCCGCAACATTTTATTTGACCTGGACAACACTTTATTTGATTTTGACAAGGCAGAAGCCCTGGCGGTGCGCCGCACTCTGCTGGAACTGGGCGTCGATCCCACCCCGGCTGTCGTAGCCCGCTACAGCCAGCTGAACCTGGCTCAGTGGAAACTTCTGGAGCTGGGACAACTGACCCGCCAGGAGGTAAAGCTCCGCCGGTATCAGCTGCTCTTTGAGGAGCTTGGCATCCGGCAAGATCCCGGGAAAGCCGCCCGGATCTATGAAACCCAGCTTGGCATCGGCCATTACTTCATAGAAGGGGCGGAAGAACTTCTCCAGGAACTCCACGGGAACTACCGCCTCTATCTTGTCACCAACGGCACTGCCTCCGTACAGAAAAGCCGGCTGCAAAGCTCCGGGATCCAACCTTACTTTCAGGGGATCTTTATCTCGGAAGAGCTGGGTGCAGACAAGCCAAACGCCGCCTACTTTGACGCCTGCTTTGCCCGGATCCCGGATTTTCAAAAGGAAGAATCCGTGATCGTAGGAGACAGCCTGACTTCTGACATCAAAGGAGGCCTTAACGCGGGGATCCGGACCATCTGGTTCCACCCATCCTCTGCTGCCAACGAGGCCGGAATCCAGCCGGACTATGAACTCCATGCACTCAAAGACCTTCCTCAGCTTTTGACCAGGATCTGA
- a CDS encoding DMT family transporter, translating into MPETKTHSGKALYISFILIQSLVYGIGNPLTKVAYYSITPLWLLAARFSLAFLLFALFFGRRLFSQLRKVSWTLWLPSALCCAGAYISCNLALDLTAATNVGFIMSLPVLFAPLLFSLVFRHPYAWRHLPVQLVTIVGLFLLCCNTGTFSFGPGEALALLDALCLAGVLVFGEKAIAQMDVLSVTGVQIGVTMILSLAGALIFDHTSVLAAAKPEAWLVVLYLAGVCTIAAYLLQNKAVAHLSASTVSMLQCTQPILTALVAYFLLGETLNSLGLLGAGLILICLFIDSRIPQ; encoded by the coding sequence ATGCCTGAAACCAAGACACATTCAGGAAAAGCCCTTTATATTTCTTTTATCCTGATCCAGAGCCTGGTCTACGGGATCGGCAATCCCCTGACCAAAGTGGCCTACTATAGCATTACGCCGCTGTGGCTTCTGGCCGCCCGGTTTTCTCTTGCCTTTCTTTTGTTTGCCCTTTTCTTTGGCCGCCGGCTCTTTTCTCAGCTGCGGAAGGTGTCCTGGACCCTTTGGCTGCCTTCCGCCCTCTGCTGCGCAGGGGCCTATATCTCCTGTAACCTGGCCCTTGACCTTACCGCCGCCACCAACGTAGGCTTCATCATGTCCCTGCCGGTTTTGTTCGCTCCCCTTCTGTTTTCCCTGGTGTTCCGCCATCCCTATGCCTGGCGGCACCTTCCGGTACAGCTTGTGACCATTGTGGGACTGTTCCTGCTGTGCTGCAATACCGGCACTTTTTCCTTTGGCCCCGGCGAAGCCCTGGCGCTTCTGGACGCCCTGTGCCTGGCCGGCGTCCTGGTTTTCGGCGAGAAGGCTATTGCCCAAATGGACGTGCTTTCTGTCACGGGAGTACAGATCGGCGTCACCATGATCTTAAGCCTTGCAGGGGCACTGATTTTCGACCACACCTCCGTCCTGGCGGCCGCAAAACCGGAAGCCTGGCTGGTGGTCCTCTACCTGGCAGGCGTGTGCACCATCGCCGCCTATCTTTTGCAAAACAAAGCGGTGGCGCACCTCAGTGCATCCACCGTCTCTATGCTCCAGTGCACCCAGCCCATCCTGACTGCACTGGTGGCCTATTTTCTGCTGGGCGAGACCCTGAACAGCCTGGGCCTTCTGGGCGCAGGGCTGATCCTGATCTGCCTCTTTATCGACAGCCGGATCCCACAGTAA
- a CDS encoding beta-galactosidase, which translates to MWLGVDYYPEQWEDSLLDQDLDTICELGCNVIRIGEFAWHRMERSEGAYDFSYFDRVVEKAREKGLAVIMGTPTAAIPSWLAKKHPEILSESENGQRRVFGGRHVHCFNNPYIYEYSEKIIRAQAEHFKGEKGIVAWQIDNELGHEGSDLCWCPRCHKAFQEFLREKFRGDIGLLNETYGTAFWSQEYNDFDEIPMPRETITTHNPSLRLDWERFRSESIVKFARFQAELLHEIIPGAVVLHDFPGGGLGKHVDYSRVAKELDRAAYNNYPVWGGQREPLPPNEIAFGLDYIRGLRQENFWITEAILGAQGHDVTGYAPRPGQARLWSWQGMARGCESLLYFRYRGALKGAEQFCYGILDGDNVKRRKFYEAQKFFREVQEYQHALETPVKSQAAIVYDYDSLAAFRIQRQSPMLDCEKEMKRFHKIFYDGNVPVDVIPAGSDLLGYRVVILPVMIIARPDIQKEIRRFAENGGTVIITFRTFVKDEDNNLVFGKKIPLDFQDAAGVCVAETESLQEGQEFPLEGEGRYAGVHGHGGIFRDMLETEGAKVLFHYQDAFYREYGAVTRKQCGKGSIYYLGCGLEEELLRQVMAKIWEEQGICCEESPEGVEIVYRGSEDHKIRITLNHNAREVEMDGVVLAPFECRIEEE; encoded by the coding sequence ATGTGGTTAGGTGTGGATTATTATCCGGAGCAGTGGGAGGATTCCCTATTGGACCAGGATCTGGATACCATCTGTGAATTAGGCTGCAATGTGATCCGGATCGGGGAGTTTGCCTGGCACCGGATGGAGCGGTCGGAAGGAGCATATGATTTCTCGTATTTTGACCGGGTGGTGGAGAAGGCAAGAGAAAAAGGACTTGCCGTGATCATGGGAACGCCTACGGCGGCGATCCCGTCCTGGCTTGCCAAAAAGCATCCGGAGATCCTTTCAGAATCGGAAAACGGACAGAGGCGGGTTTTTGGCGGGAGACATGTGCATTGTTTTAACAATCCGTATATATATGAATATTCAGAGAAGATCATCCGGGCTCAGGCGGAACATTTCAAGGGAGAGAAAGGGATCGTGGCCTGGCAGATCGACAATGAGCTTGGGCATGAGGGCAGCGACCTCTGCTGGTGTCCCCGGTGCCATAAGGCATTTCAGGAATTCCTGAGAGAGAAGTTCCGGGGCGATATCGGGCTCCTGAATGAGACGTACGGGACAGCCTTCTGGTCTCAGGAGTATAATGACTTTGACGAGATCCCGATGCCCAGAGAGACCATCACAACACACAATCCGTCACTTCGGCTGGACTGGGAACGGTTTCGAAGTGAAAGTATCGTGAAGTTTGCAAGATTTCAGGCAGAGCTGCTTCATGAGATCATCCCGGGGGCTGTGGTGCTGCATGATTTTCCGGGCGGAGGGCTTGGGAAGCATGTGGATTATTCCCGGGTGGCAAAGGAACTGGACCGGGCGGCTTATAATAATTATCCGGTATGGGGAGGCCAGAGGGAACCGCTGCCACCCAATGAGATCGCCTTTGGGCTGGACTATATCCGGGGCTTAAGACAGGAGAATTTCTGGATCACAGAAGCGATCCTGGGGGCACAGGGACATGATGTGACAGGGTATGCGCCCAGACCGGGGCAGGCAAGATTGTGGTCCTGGCAGGGAATGGCCAGAGGATGTGAATCTCTGTTGTATTTCCGGTACCGGGGAGCGCTCAAAGGAGCGGAGCAGTTCTGTTACGGCATTCTGGACGGGGACAATGTGAAGCGGCGGAAGTTCTATGAGGCACAGAAATTTTTCCGGGAAGTACAGGAATATCAGCACGCACTGGAGACACCGGTAAAAAGCCAGGCGGCCATCGTGTATGATTATGATTCGCTGGCAGCTTTCCGGATCCAGCGGCAAAGCCCCATGCTGGATTGTGAGAAGGAAATGAAACGGTTTCACAAGATTTTCTATGATGGGAACGTGCCGGTGGACGTGATCCCGGCCGGGAGTGATCTCCTGGGATACCGGGTAGTGATCCTGCCGGTAATGATCATTGCCAGGCCGGATATTCAGAAGGAGATCAGAAGATTTGCAGAGAATGGTGGAACCGTGATCATAACGTTCCGGACTTTTGTCAAAGATGAGGACAACAACCTGGTATTTGGGAAAAAGATCCCTTTGGATTTCCAGGATGCCGCCGGCGTCTGTGTGGCTGAAACGGAGAGCCTGCAGGAAGGGCAGGAATTTCCGCTGGAAGGAGAAGGAAGATATGCCGGTGTTCACGGGCATGGCGGCATTTTCCGGGATATGTTGGAGACAGAAGGCGCAAAAGTGCTCTTTCATTATCAGGATGCGTTTTACCGGGAGTATGGGGCGGTGACCAGGAAGCAATGCGGGAAAGGCAGCATTTATTATCTTGGATGCGGATTGGAAGAAGAACTCCTGCGACAGGTGATGGCAAAGATCTGGGAGGAGCAGGGAATCTGTTGTGAGGAATCTCCGGAAGGGGTGGAGATCGTATATCGGGGAAGTGAAGATCACAAAATCCGGATCACCCTGAATCACAATGCCAGGGAAGTGGAAATGGACGGTGTGGTACTTGCTCCTTTTGAATGCAGGATCGAGGAGGAATAG
- a CDS encoding right-handed parallel beta-helix repeat-containing protein → MAGTNYYDVTEWHVGDPYEDIGQVINSIIDDVKKRQTEKDVREGGKPGAVIYIPVGDYHLRTQVVIDISYLKIMGSGHGFTSSSIRFNVPEDEICGLHELWPGGSRILVDLPAKEEGGEEAQAAFYVKREGSPRISSVEFENFCIDGLHFVDDGTGEPNPENTYVNGKTGIYVAGAQDSFRITGMGFVYLEHAITIYHADALSIHDNFIAECGSCIELRGWGQASKVTENLIGAGYKGYSIYAQNFGGLLISSNNIFPRGKSSVHLDGVARSIVTGNRFHSFYPGMLVLEGNCAENLISSNHFYRSREPWPPMRAHGNGLDDLYGLVYISGNHNAVTANHFSEILDEEYIVPAGAKPVIIRIGAGRNNYVCANHIAALTEAAEESKEAQDACYSAQVEAMLSIARAKEIPVTAVLVEEESVRNTILDTGTEEACVLDRKANAFRAIPEIGDY, encoded by the coding sequence ATGGCTGGCACAAATTATTATGACGTAACAGAATGGCATGTGGGAGATCCCTATGAGGATATCGGTCAGGTGATCAACAGCATAATCGATGATGTGAAAAAGCGCCAGACGGAGAAGGATGTCCGGGAAGGCGGAAAACCGGGAGCAGTGATCTATATCCCGGTGGGAGATTATCATCTTCGCACCCAGGTAGTGATCGATATCAGTTATCTGAAGATCATGGGATCCGGCCACGGATTTACTTCTTCCAGCATTCGGTTCAATGTTCCGGAAGACGAGATCTGCGGACTCCATGAATTATGGCCGGGGGGCAGCCGGATCCTGGTGGATCTTCCCGCAAAGGAAGAGGGCGGAGAGGAAGCCCAGGCTGCATTCTATGTGAAGCGGGAGGGAAGTCCGCGGATCAGTTCCGTGGAATTTGAAAATTTCTGTATCGACGGGCTGCATTTTGTGGATGACGGAACCGGAGAGCCCAACCCGGAGAACACCTATGTAAATGGAAAGACCGGGATCTATGTGGCGGGGGCGCAGGATTCTTTCCGCATCACAGGGATGGGATTTGTTTATCTGGAGCATGCCATTACGATCTACCATGCAGATGCACTGAGTATTCATGACAATTTTATTGCAGAATGTGGAAGCTGTATTGAACTGCGTGGATGGGGACAGGCCTCCAAAGTGACGGAAAACCTGATCGGCGCGGGATACAAAGGATATTCTATCTACGCACAGAATTTTGGAGGGCTTCTGATCTCTTCCAACAATATTTTCCCCCGGGGGAAGAGCAGCGTGCATCTGGACGGGGTGGCGCGTTCCATCGTGACAGGGAACCGTTTTCATTCCTTTTATCCCGGAATGCTGGTGCTGGAAGGAAATTGTGCGGAAAATCTGATATCGTCCAATCATTTTTATCGTTCCCGGGAGCCCTGGCCGCCGATGCGTGCACATGGAAACGGGCTTGATGACCTCTACGGGCTTGTGTATATCAGTGGAAATCATAATGCGGTGACAGCGAATCATTTTTCTGAGATCCTTGATGAAGAGTATATTGTGCCGGCGGGAGCAAAGCCGGTGATCATCCGGATCGGGGCGGGCAGGAACAACTATGTCTGCGCCAATCATATCGCTGCGCTGACAGAAGCGGCTGAAGAGTCAAAGGAGGCTCAGGATGCCTGCTATTCCGCTCAGGTAGAGGCAATGCTGAGTATCGCCAGAGCAAAAGAGATTCCAGTGACAGCGGTACTGGTGGAGGAAGAGTCTGTGCGCAATACCATTCTGGATACCGGAACGGAAGAAGCGTGTGTGCTTGACAGAAAAGCGAACGCATTCCGGGCGATCCCGGAGATCGGGGATTATTAA
- a CDS encoding glycoside hydrolase family 32 protein, whose amino-acid sequence MSRELMQQRIEQAQIETEQKKEMVQAGPMRQHYHFMPQTGWLNDPNGLIFYKGKYHFFFQWNPYSGFWDFMHWGHAVSEDLLHWEYLPLALAPSEEYDDYRKGGCFSGSAIVHEGKLFLMYTGVTNRGSGNIQTQCIAYSEDGIHFEKYEGNPVILPPEGVDGQHFRDPKIWKHKDSYYMVCGASCNNRAQALLYRSEDMLHWTYVNVLAESRGEWGYMWECPDFYPLEDKYVLMCSPMGAGDRKAVYFVGDFDYDTGRFDWDLSGEIDWGMDFYAPQSFEAPDGRRLIAAWANEWECMPFWKDWGPTYREGWCGFFNLLREVRMLPDHTLQFVPVKELQKLREEECCEDRIELGDAEEKELRAGDGISFEMQFAIDLEETQAEKIELDLRCGEGRQTRCMIDLRQGTLSVDRSRADGWSAGVSRSVLFLKGKKELDIHVFSDQSSVEIFADQYQNNHANNIYAGNGQNKILIRAAGGRAVIRGYRSYGLKECFR is encoded by the coding sequence ATGTCGAGAGAACTCATGCAGCAAAGAATCGAACAGGCACAGATCGAGACTGAACAGAAAAAGGAAATGGTGCAGGCAGGTCCCATGAGGCAGCATTATCATTTTATGCCTCAGACCGGGTGGCTGAATGATCCTAACGGCCTGATCTTCTATAAAGGGAAATATCATTTTTTCTTTCAGTGGAATCCGTACAGCGGTTTCTGGGATTTTATGCACTGGGGCCATGCGGTCAGCGAAGATCTGCTCCACTGGGAGTATCTGCCGCTGGCGCTGGCTCCCAGTGAGGAGTATGATGATTACAGGAAGGGCGGCTGTTTTTCCGGAAGCGCGATCGTGCATGAGGGGAAACTGTTTCTGATGTATACCGGGGTGACTAACCGGGGATCAGGAAATATACAGACCCAGTGCATTGCGTACAGTGAGGATGGGATCCATTTTGAGAAATACGAAGGAAATCCGGTGATCCTTCCGCCGGAAGGAGTGGACGGACAGCATTTCCGGGATCCCAAGATATGGAAACACAAAGACAGCTATTACATGGTGTGCGGGGCAAGCTGCAATAACCGGGCGCAGGCTCTTTTGTACCGGTCGGAAGACATGCTGCACTGGACCTATGTCAATGTGCTTGCAGAGAGCCGGGGCGAATGGGGTTACATGTGGGAATGTCCGGATTTCTATCCGCTGGAGGATAAATATGTCCTTATGTGTTCCCCTATGGGGGCAGGAGACCGGAAGGCTGTATATTTCGTAGGAGATTTTGACTATGATACAGGCCGGTTTGACTGGGATCTGTCCGGGGAGATCGACTGGGGGATGGATTTTTATGCGCCGCAGTCTTTCGAGGCGCCGGACGGAAGACGGCTGATCGCGGCCTGGGCCAATGAATGGGAATGCATGCCTTTCTGGAAAGACTGGGGGCCCACTTACCGGGAGGGCTGGTGCGGATTCTTCAACCTGCTCCGGGAAGTGCGGATGCTCCCGGATCATACCCTGCAGTTCGTTCCGGTGAAGGAACTTCAAAAACTGCGGGAAGAAGAGTGCTGCGAAGACCGGATAGAACTGGGAGACGCAGAAGAAAAAGAATTGAGAGCCGGAGACGGGATTTCCTTTGAAATGCAGTTTGCCATCGACCTGGAAGAGACACAGGCAGAAAAAATAGAACTGGACCTTCGCTGCGGCGAGGGCAGGCAAACCCGGTGTATGATAGACTTAAGGCAGGGGACCTTAAGCGTGGACCGGTCCCGGGCGGACGGATGGAGCGCGGGAGTTTCAAGAAGCGTGCTGTTCCTGAAGGGGAAGAAAGAACTGGATATCCATGTTTTCTCGGATCAGAGTTCGGTGGAGATTTTTGCGGATCAGTATCAGAATAATCATGCAAATAATATTTATGCAGGAAACGGGCAGAACAAGATCCTGATCCGCGCTGCCGGAGGCCGCGCAGTGATCAGAGGATACAGATCCTACGGTCTGAAAGAGTGTTTCAGATAA
- a CDS encoding carbohydrate ABC transporter permease, producing MKRKGELFKKVGILISVVLTVFWLIPYIYVICCSFKPGAEVIAVPPKFFPEMFSVENFTGLFERMDALQFLVNSLTAAVCSTVIALILGALAAYAIQRSGAKLSIVLIVLILCLKMIPTSSIAVPIYELICDLGLYDTRIALIIVYAAVNMPFVMWTMLSFYEGIPTTLDEAAYVDGANSLQTFRRVILPICTPGLATAFIFTLFLAWNDFLLALLLTSTNAKTFTVGLAGFLSAYNLDLGPMCAGAFLFSFPVMIISLVAQKYIVQGMTAGAVKG from the coding sequence GTGAAAAGAAAAGGTGAACTATTTAAAAAAGTTGGAATCTTGATATCAGTCGTTCTTACTGTGTTCTGGCTGATCCCATATATTTATGTGATCTGTTGTTCTTTCAAACCCGGCGCGGAAGTGATCGCAGTACCGCCGAAATTCTTCCCGGAGATGTTTTCTGTAGAAAATTTCACGGGTCTGTTTGAGCGGATGGATGCACTGCAGTTTCTTGTAAACAGCCTGACGGCGGCTGTGTGCAGCACGGTCATCGCGCTGATCCTGGGCGCGCTTGCGGCGTACGCCATCCAGCGCTCCGGGGCGAAGCTCTCCATTGTACTGATCGTGCTGATCCTCTGTCTGAAAATGATACCAACATCCAGTATCGCGGTTCCAATCTATGAGCTGATCTGTGATCTTGGGCTGTACGATACAAGGATTGCGCTGATCATCGTTTATGCGGCGGTGAACATGCCCTTTGTCATGTGGACCATGCTCAGCTTCTATGAAGGGATTCCCACAACGCTGGATGAAGCGGCTTATGTGGACGGGGCAAACAGCCTCCAGACATTCCGGCGAGTGATCCTGCCCATCTGTACGCCAGGGCTGGCCACGGCATTTATCTTTACATTGTTCCTGGCCTGGAACGATTTCCTGCTGGCGCTGCTTCTGACCAGTACCAATGCCAAGACATTTACGGTAGGACTTGCAGGATTTTTGTCTGCCTACAACCTGGACCTGGGACCGATGTGCGCGGGAGCGTTCCTGTTTAGCTTCCCGGTTATGATCATCTCACTGGTGGCGCAGAAATACATTGTCCAGGGAATGACCGCAGGAGCGGTAAAAGGCTAA
- a CDS encoding sugar ABC transporter permease has product MRLISRKTLLLFFLPGAIFMGAFLIYPIISMVIDSFFEIGITGEKTFVGLENYIRAFTAGGFLKQLKNTFVYILIAVSVETVIGLLFALFFELNYKGSKVIRALMMAPLMIAPLVAGLTWKLMMSSSFGIVNELLTRVGILAESGDILWLADTKWSLLACCIADIWLTVPFMMLMSLAGLQGLDSSVMEAAKIDGANMFQQIFYVKLPMIKPVLLTALSVRIIDAARTFDIIWAMTEGGPNSSSETLSIVIYKTLTRYNDIGYASAMAVVFIAALVIFTLVFMQSLWNPKKKAN; this is encoded by the coding sequence ATGAGATTGATTTCGAGAAAAACATTGTTGTTATTCTTTTTGCCGGGCGCGATCTTCATGGGCGCGTTTCTGATATATCCGATCATCTCCATGGTTATCGACAGTTTTTTTGAGATCGGGATTACCGGGGAAAAGACGTTTGTTGGATTGGAAAATTATATCCGTGCTTTCACGGCAGGCGGATTTTTGAAGCAGTTAAAGAATACATTTGTTTATATTTTGATCGCAGTCAGCGTAGAGACTGTGATCGGGCTTTTGTTTGCGCTGTTCTTTGAACTGAACTACAAGGGCAGCAAAGTGATCCGGGCGTTGATGATGGCGCCGCTGATGATCGCGCCGCTGGTGGCAGGACTTACCTGGAAGCTGATGATGAGTTCCAGTTTTGGTATCGTCAATGAGCTTCTGACTCGTGTGGGGATCCTGGCCGAGAGCGGCGATATCCTCTGGCTGGCGGACACCAAATGGTCGCTCCTGGCATGCTGTATCGCGGATATCTGGCTGACGGTGCCGTTTATGATGCTGATGTCGCTGGCAGGCTTGCAGGGCCTGGACTCCAGTGTTATGGAGGCGGCGAAGATCGACGGGGCAAATATGTTCCAGCAGATTTTCTATGTCAAGCTTCCCATGATCAAGCCGGTGCTTCTGACAGCCCTTTCTGTCCGGATCATCGACGCAGCCCGGACATTTGACATTATCTGGGCAATGACTGAGGGCGGGCCGAACAGTTCGTCCGAGACCTTGAGCATCGTGATCTATAAGACGCTGACGCGATACAATGACATTGGATACGCAAGCGCAATGGCAGTCGTCTTTATTGCAGCGCTGGTGATCTTTACGCTTGTTTTCATGCAGAGCCTGTGGAATCCGAAGAAAAAGGCAAACTAA